From the Mastacembelus armatus chromosome 14, fMasArm1.2, whole genome shotgun sequence genome, one window contains:
- the rfxap gene encoding regulatory factor X-associated protein: MSEDDNSSSNKDKDSTLLLTKDGQTYYVSKSGVVDSRNVVTPHEPENNVSSYDLDDPDEESDVLDTSDPRDSAASPEELNDDEASEGDNAPKQCTYEGCTETTTQVAKQRKPWMCKKHRNKMYKDKYKKKKSDQAMSSGKLDENSEERPVSVNKQRLGAIGDRPARPSLIEQVLNQKRLSLLRSPEVISFLQQQQQLLATQSRTQSQQQFQGC, from the exons ATGAGCGAAGATGATAATTCCTCCTCAAACAAAGATAAAGACTCAACTCTTTTGCTCACTAAAGATGGACAGACGTACTACGTGAGTAAAAGCGGAGTAGTCGACAGCAGGAATGTGGTGACGCCGCACGAACCGGAGAACAACGTCTCCTCGTACGACCTGGACGATCCGGACGAGGAGAGCGACGTCTTGGACACTTCTGATCCCAGAGACAGCGCCGCTAGCCCGGAGGAGCTCAACGACGACGAGGCCTCCGAGGGCGACAACGCTCCCAAACAGTGCACCTATGAGGGCTGCACGGAGACCACGACCCAGGTCGCCAAGCAGAGGAAACCTTGGATGTGCAAAAAACACCGcaacaaaatgtacaaagacaaatacaagaagaagaagagtgacCAGGCCATGTCCAGTGGGAAACTTGAT GAAAACTCAGAGGAGAGGCCTGTATCTGTGAACAAACAACGTCTTGGTGCCATTGGGGACCGTCCGGCCAGACCTTCACTGATAGAGCAGGTCCTCAACCAGAAAAGACTG TCACTGCTCAGGAGTCCAGAGGTGATCAGcttcctgcagcagcaacagcagcttctGGCCACACAGAGTCGCAcccagtcacagcagcagttcCAGGGTTGCTGA